The Notamacropus eugenii isolate mMacEug1 chromosome 4, mMacEug1.pri_v2, whole genome shotgun sequence DNA window tggtggagaacctctgttttcttggtagTAATTATCAGGGCAAAATTACAGCAAATAGATGAGAATCAATCCATTCACTGTTGTATCTCACCCTCAGAAGGTCCACTGAGTACATAATTATCTGTGAgcaaaaagtcatgcaccaacgcCCCCTCCACTTTAGTTttggccttttcaagttaaataatttaccatcagtatggtagcagACCTTGATACCATTTGTGGTGGCAGACCTGATACCAACAGATGCTCTGTTAATAGCATCTGacaacatcactgaaaacatcGTGCTAAAACATATATGAGCAAGCACACAGATCTGCTccactccattgatgactgggaacaaagaagggaaaatatacaCTGAAGTAGGGGGGGAGGAATTAAGGAGGAAGGGTGTGTAAAAAGTCTCTCTGTACAAATGGGGATGAGATTGAAGAAGCGGGCATcacttgacattcattttcatctGAACTAGTCAGAGAAAGGTATAATGCATTTGCATAAATGCAATACATACACTAACACATATAAAAGTTTTAGTGTAGAAACACCTGCAAATAGTTGCCTTCCTgaattcaggaggacctgagttcaaatccagcctcagatacttgacacttactagctgtgtgacctaggagaaagtcacttaattccaattgccttgctttccccgctccaaaaaaaaaaaaaaaatacctttagcTTTCTCTTCAGTTGTCTGTAAAGTACTTGGTTCTTCTTAAGAAGCTAAAGTCACATTGGAGTGAACCCTCCCTTCAGGTGGTGACTAGCACCGCTACAAACAAATAAATCTCTCCTCATTCATCTGCTGAAAAGGCTGTCTGAGCTCTCCTGCAATTATTCTGCCTTCATCCTTCCCTATGATGAAGTTACATCATGGAGGATAAAATCAATGCCCTCATTAAATGAGCAGGTGTAAATACTGAACCATTCTGTCCTGGATTATTTGCAAAGGACCTGTCCAGGGTAAACATTGCAAGTCTCATCTGCAATGCAGGAGTTGATGGACCTGCCCCAGCAGCTGTTGGTTCTGCCCCTGCTAGAGGGGCTGCTCCTGCTTGCACAGCTGTCCCAgctgagaagaagaaagaggaagcagaaaaagaagaaTCTGAGGTGTCTTATGATGAGTTGGGTTTTGGTTAAATATTTTGATTAAATGTTtggttaaatattttttgtaacatTAAATAAGAAGCTTaactcaaaacaaaacagaaaagaaatacttttaaCTCAAAGGAAGAGGGGATGTGAGTGAATAAGAGGAAAGACaggacaaagaaaatgaaaattgaaaaaagtcATCAAGTCCATTCCATCCATGAACAGATCATTAGGTTAACTACTAAATTTAGGCTAGGTAGATTTTTTACACACTTTTGCATACCTATAACCCTAACCTTGGTGTTTTCACATACTACTACTTTTCCCTATGTATACTTTTTTCCCCCGGTACTTCAGGGATGTACTATTTCATAATCATGACTACTCTCTCCATTGGCAGAGATTTTAGTCCTTCTTCAATTTACTAGTCTAAAGAAGTTACTATAtctgaaaataattatttcttaatgATCATTCCTCTGTTGATGAGGCATGTCCCTGAATTTATCCGAGATGGTGATTGAACAACAGGGCATATAGCCCACCACTGGACCAAAAATAGACGTCTTACAGCTTCCTCAGAAATTAAAGAGCTTATACACTGTTGGCTTGGGCTTTGAGAACTCATGATCACCCCTTTGTCATGGTAAGTCATTGTAGGAGTACTACTACcagtaatattaataacaataacaaatatttctacagtgcttactatgtactaggaactgtgctaagcaccttataGCTTTTAAGTCATGTGATACTCATTATAACCCTGGGAGGTTGCtggtattattatcttctttttatagatgaagaaattaaggcaaacaagaATTAAGTGATTCATCTAGTATCACACAgttaagtatttgaggctagatttgaactctggtcttcccaaCTCTGGGCCCAGTCAGCTAACTACCCTACCACTTAGCTGAATAACCCCTTGAGCAGAACCCCTCTGAGAACTACTAGCACCTAGAGTTTATGGACTGGTTCCTTGCAGGAAGGTTCAAGGAAGCCTTGGAGTCTGCATTCCAGAAATTAGAACACATGAATCCCTTTTATTGTACTTCCCCTTTAATTGTTGGTAAACACAATTTGCTCAGCAAAGGTATTTACAAAAATGATATAGTATGAagactagatttaaaaaaatttcctctaTAGACTTACAATTAACACAAGCAATTTCAGCAAAAAGATTGGGTGCCTAGAAAGAGCATTGGTAGAGAGGCATCCATATGACCCCTTCATGTAGCCAAAGGGACTCACATCTCCAGTGTTGTAGAGCCCTGTACTATTTCTCCTCTTCATGCTATTCTCCACTGTGTGGATTGTTTCTACTGAGCAGGTGGTCACTCAACTACACTTTATTTTGGCCTGCTCCTGCTCAGTATAGTGTCTTCCCCTGGGTGAGTAGTTCTCTGAACCACTGCCagtggagatgggggagggaatgggaagagaTAAATCCCCATACATCCCCAACTGTCTTTTACAGGTACAAGGAGAAAAGCAGAGGGGGATCTGCTCTTAAGGACTGAGCTCTTCCCTTTCATAACTGGCACTCTTTGCTTCCAAGAGTCATGTTTCCCAGAGGTGTCCTGCTTTGACTGACTTCTTAGAGACTGTctatagctttttctttttttagagtcCACTACAGGTGTGATAAATCCTCTAGATCAGGCTGGCTGCATTTTATTATCATCAAGTTCGATTGACGTCTATTTTTCTACTTCATTTAAGATTTTAACACCTTATTATCTTATATCTTCTCCTTTATATTCTGTGAATTCATTAACTAGGTTGAGGGAAAGTCAAATGATAAGGTGACTTCTGATCTAGTCTTCCCACTACAATAGAAAATATGGCATTGTATGGCAACAAAAGAAAAACGACTGTGCAGAAATAAGTAGTAAGATATTGTGAAAGCAACAGGAGAAAAGGTCAATCAGAACTTTGAGCACAGGATCCCTGAACCCTGGGAACCTAGCAGGCTCAGAATTTGTGCCCAAGTAGAGATTCAGATATCAGTGAAAGGAGAAAGCCCTTGAATCAAGGGCAAGGTCCTCTGGATTGTTTTCCAGATGGAGCATGTCCTGGGAAAAGGATGTGGTCCAGCAACACCTCAAATTTCAATGGTTTACAAAAGTCCCCAAACACTGATATGGATTGTATGGGTGGGGTGATTATTAGAGGGTGGCAAAAATGAGAACATATCTCATGGAGCCATTTTGACAGAGAGAACGagacagacagtgagagagactcagagagagacagagacagagagcacaggagaCTAGTGAATAAAATCCTGTGTGGTAATTCTTATATTCTCATATCTGCAAATGGACTCTcccaatgtcctcatttttcaaatgagatttttctttaaGCTAACTATTACTCTGTTTATCTCTAGTTGATCTCCTAGGAAATATGCTTGGGAAAAGACCTTTTTGTGTCATGAGGAAATTAATGTAGTGTGTGTTCTATCATTTTTAGTTGTACAAAATCTGAAACTTCCTTATGCTAAAGGAACCAGTATCACTTAATGTCTTCAAAATGTCTAttgaacttttcatttttattattccttcttctctcgctctcctcttcctcctcctacacacacacacacgcacacacattcaTATCTTTTCAGCTTTGAGAACTCTTAGGAAAACACATTGCTATTCTTTTCTACAGCAAGATATTTTTATCCTATGCTTTAATCGATTAGGAAATACCTGAACATGGTGAAATTCAAAAGATGACAAGTCATGGATTTATAGCTGAGAAAGACCAtagaggtaatctagtccaacccccttattttaaaaacaaggaactgagtcccagagaagttaaatagatTAGAATTTATATCCTGGGTCCAAATTCAgcactttccactgtaccatgttgctcatttataaaaccaacaatcactcttttctctttacttatttatatcttgaatttctaattttttgttatAATACCATTTTTAAAGTATGATTGCATTTGAAAAAATATGAGccagttgtatttttattttgtcatatttttaacTTGGCAATGATCTCTTTCTTCTAAGAACGGATACCAGTATTTTAGAAAGACAAGTTTCTCGGTAGTCTGCAGGAGTGGAGGAAGGCAGTGTGTATGGCCAGGAGAGAATGGAGAAGTAGATTTGTATGTGTTTATgcacttatgtgtgtgtgtgtgtctttatgtCCTTGTGTTCAGTTCTCAACAAGAATACTCTCTGTTGAGGGCCCctgaaaggggaggagaaaaaatgggGCCAAGAACAGTTTGTCTAGCAGGTGCACCACCAAGAACTGGGAAGCAATGGGAACTTTGCCGGGCTCTAGCTTGTCATGGAGTACCCATATGTTGAACTGTTCTGGGCATAGGAAGGGCTAACTCCCACTTCTAAAACAACTAGTTTACAGGCCTGTGGCCAAAGTCCAGGCAAAATTTCCTGCCCACACcaaaatcttcttttccatcttcagCCATGTTCAGTCATTGGTATGGGAATGGGACCACTTTCAAACatgtatggaaatattttgcctCCTGGACTAAATGATGATGTGCACACAATGGAGCAAGTTGGGCATAGGTTTTTAAGGCTAGGTAGCAGaatctactttttttccttccaatttaAACATTGAGCATATCTTGATCACAATATATGACAATGGTTATGTGAGAGAACCATTATGTAACAAAGGTTTCTTAGTGTATGCAAAAGatgcatttaaatataattttaccaatcaaagcatattttaatgTATGAGGGGTGTCgtcattgtgttcatcctttgttgccaaagaagaccacagcatcagagaaatgatgacatgacttgcacttcacttcgttttcagtgagggagggctgtgcaggtcaccagtctcacttgtATGAGGAATGGATTATTTAAAGGAACTCTATGATTTTTCCTTAGCTCCACCAACTCTATCAAAATGGTGAtagataaaaaaaagacaaaatggggGGGGGAAGTTAATTGGAGCATACGATCATTAAGTTGGTGCCCAGAAGTGTTAAGGCAATAGATAGAATGAGAAACTTGAATATAGGAAGATCTTAAAGTCAGGAAGTtgcctgatttttttaaatggtcagAAGGAGTATAGCCAACCCTTCAAAGCCAATGGCTTGCTATTCTCTCATTCAATCAAACTTGACTAACAAAGAGTTAGTTTAATATCTTAACATcttattttttcagttacatggTCTGATGCTATACATTCTGTGATTTCATCACCTAGGTTGAGGCAAAGTTAACTCATAGGGGTCTCCCAATAAACTCTCCCCACTGCAGTAGAAAATATCCAATACTTATTCACTCTGTGAtaatagacaagtcacttaatttctcttattCTCAGTTTCCATCAAACAGTTAATAAGTTATCATTTATATACTGCTTAAAAGcttaaaagcactttacaaacatttcattttattctcccaataaccttgtgagggaaatgctattattatttccattttacaaattagaaagcTAAGGCACACTTGCCTTGTTAAGTCAATTGTTGGATGACTCCCCCTGGATTaggatctgaggctgaatttgataTCAGctcatcctgattccaggtccagctttCTTGTCTTTGAGCTATCTAGGGTCTTCAATACATAGGCATGTTTAGAATAGAAAAGATAATGATTATAATGAATATCTCAAAAAGTTATTATAAAGAACaattgagataatgtatgtaaagtaaaTCACAAACTTTAAGGTCCTATAAAATAGCAgccattattattgtcatcatcataaaTATGAGTATGTGACCAACGGAGGACCCATATTCCATTACCTACccatccccccatttcaaatgaaaagaaaatttctttctaaGGTATGAGAAATCTCAAGTTCTACTCTCAGTCTTCTGTGCCAATGGTATACTAATGTGTGTGGCAATCACTTTTCTGAGTCAACCTTGCCACATgaaaagtcagaatagattgttTAAAAATAATCCACAATTTTTCAtgtgttatttttcttgttttccccaTCAGAATCTCATAGCACTGTGTAGTTGCCAGTTGACTGATTTTCCATCCCTCCTTTTAGGCTACTCAGAATGGGCCTGCTGTAATTACCAAAACTGAAGAGGAGCTAAACAGCACTAAACAGTTGATTAAGTGAAAAGCCCCTTAGGCAGCATGAGAACATTCTACTGATTTGAAATCCCACAGTGTTGATAATAGGTGAACACTGGAACTGCAGGGACATGGTACAAACTTTGTATAGGAAAACCTAGGACATACCGAGGCTTAGGGATGAGTCATTTTAGATAGctgaattttaaagatgaatgaaaattaactgctttaaaaaaattctcttgtttttacatcaccttcatttgcAAATATGTTCCTCCCACCTCCTCTGACTATTGAGCCATctcttaaaagaaagaataaaaaaggaaaaatgaaaatgagaagtaGTTCAGCCAGGCTAAAAAACACATTAACCAACTGGTAGTTTATGCAACATTCCACACCCAAAGCCCCCTACTTCTCAAAGGAAAGAGACAAgcattttcttatctctatttGAGAATCCTGTGGTTAGACATTTTTTGAATTAATTCTCTATTTGCATTACTGCAATCATGGTGTTACAatatagaagcagctaggtggctcagtggaaagactACTGGAccagcagtcaggaagacctcagttcaaatgtagcctcagatattacctgtgtgaccctgggcaagtcacttaacctactgaagaaggaaatagcaaaccagtccagtaacTCTACCAAGGAAACTCCTTGGACAgaattggcatgctatggtccatgggatcacaaagagttggacataatgaCTAAACAATTATCACAGTATGCGTTGTTCTCCTGATTCAGCTtatttgcatcacttcatgtctTCACAGGAAACTCTGAATTCTTTGGATTCATCATTTTCTACAGACCATAATATTCCTTACGTGTTTATACAGTCAATCAACAATCCTCATGTGCTATCGATCAGAGGCATGTCCTCAAAAAATTACCCAATTACACTAGAAAATATATTGGACACCTTTCCCTTGAATAAGTATCTTAACTTCACTGACGCTGTTTTCTGTCaaacagagaaatagataaaGCATATGAATCTGTGCTAtgcactagggatgcaaagaaagacaaaacacagtCCCTTTCCTGCTCTCCAAGAGCTCTCATTCTACTGCAGAGATGATATGCAAATACATTTACATACAAGccatacagtgtaaatggaaagaaatctcAAAGGGAAGAAACTAGCATCAGGGGAGCCAGGAAAGCCTCCTGCTGAAGACAGAATTGGATAGCAGAAATTAGGAAAGTCAGAAACTAGAAGTCAAAAGTGAATACGGATAATATGCTGGTCGTGGGGGACAGGGAGTGCAAATGcacagagttgagagatggagagtTGTGTGTAAGGAGCCAATAAGGAAGGCCAGTGCAGATGTATTATAAAGTTCAGAGGCAGGCAGGTGAGGTTGGCATGAAGTATAAAGTAAGAAGaccaaaaagtcaaaaagaagccaggttgggaaagactttaaaTAACAGATGAAAATAAcacacattttagaaaaaaaaaactattttggcagttgagtggaCGATACACTGGTGTTGGGAGAGATTTagtcagggaaaccaattagaaagctattgtaaTAGGTCAGGTAAGATATAATAATTATCTGTACAAGAGTGGTGGCTATCTAAGTGGAAAAAAGATTCTTTCAAAGTGGAAATAACAAAAGTTGGCTAAATATTAGATGCATGGGGCGAGTACAAGTGcaactgaagacaccaaggttgCAAACCTAGGTAACTCTAAGGATAGGCGTACTCATGCAAGCAAt harbors:
- the LOC140502512 gene encoding large ribosomal subunit protein P1-like, which codes for MRIEKRSFVLVVKRSLVTLEKVISAPLQTNKSLLIHLLKRLSELSCNYSAFILPYDEVTSWRLSRVNIASLICNAGVDGPAPAAVGSAPARGAAPACTAVPAEKKKEEAEKEESEVSYDELGFG